The Miltoncostaea oceani genome includes a region encoding these proteins:
- a CDS encoding ABC transporter permease: MRAALLLLRKDVRLLVRTPALLLVLVAYPVLVALLVAIALQSDERRPDIALVNLDTSGRSVQVGERRLSIDDYVDRLAEDVDVRELDAEAAAEALDAGRVAAVLTIPEGFISDLQSGVRQPALRLDAGRRSPIEADAIVRSLEAAVFRLNQSLAVGYVDQVLELVSLVTDGGEIGIFGRTGDALGLTRSRQLVVDVQARLRATGQVAAAAELAPLLVFIDETQRNLDLAKPAANAIRAPIELQVEASAAGREPLSAFGFAGALLVSIGLAGVLLAAAAMSSEREEHVLVRLGRGLVSAPALVAEKMAFTALASLLVGFALLAGVALFTSLAVGRWGLWLAALLLAGLAFGAFGVLAGALARETRTALLAALMLALPLLALGLLPDAAFASAVSQVVPFGPAFDLFQALLVEPVLDGGEIATMLGHLALLAAVFGAAATLVVRRRAIS; encoded by the coding sequence GTGAGGGCGGCCCTGCTGCTGCTCCGCAAGGACGTCCGCCTCCTCGTGCGGACGCCGGCGCTGCTGCTGGTGCTCGTCGCCTACCCGGTCCTCGTCGCCCTCCTCGTCGCGATCGCCCTGCAGAGCGACGAGCGCCGGCCGGACATCGCCCTCGTCAACCTCGACACGTCGGGGCGGTCGGTGCAGGTCGGCGAGCGGCGCCTGTCGATCGACGACTACGTCGACCGGCTCGCCGAGGACGTCGACGTGCGCGAGCTCGACGCGGAGGCCGCCGCCGAGGCCCTCGACGCCGGGCGGGTCGCCGCCGTGCTGACGATCCCCGAGGGCTTCATCTCCGACCTCCAGTCGGGGGTCCGCCAGCCCGCGCTCCGGCTCGACGCGGGCCGGCGGTCCCCGATCGAGGCGGACGCGATCGTGCGCAGCCTCGAGGCCGCCGTCTTCCGGCTCAACCAGAGCCTCGCCGTCGGCTACGTCGACCAGGTGCTCGAGCTCGTGTCGCTCGTGACCGACGGCGGCGAGATCGGCATCTTCGGCCGCACCGGCGACGCCCTCGGCCTGACGCGCAGCCGCCAGCTGGTCGTCGACGTGCAGGCGCGGCTCCGCGCCACCGGCCAGGTCGCCGCGGCCGCCGAGCTCGCCCCGCTGCTCGTGTTCATCGACGAGACCCAGCGCAACCTCGACCTCGCGAAGCCGGCGGCCAACGCGATCCGCGCGCCGATCGAGCTGCAGGTCGAGGCGTCGGCCGCCGGGCGGGAGCCCCTGTCGGCGTTCGGGTTCGCGGGCGCCCTGCTCGTCTCGATCGGGCTCGCCGGAGTGCTGCTCGCGGCCGCCGCGATGTCCTCGGAACGGGAGGAGCACGTCCTGGTGCGGCTCGGGCGCGGCCTCGTCTCCGCCCCGGCGCTCGTCGCCGAGAAGATGGCCTTCACGGCGCTCGCGTCCCTCCTCGTCGGGTTCGCCCTGCTCGCCGGGGTCGCCCTGTTCACCTCGCTCGCCGTCGGGCGGTGGGGCCTGTGGCTCGCGGCCCTCCTGCTGGCGGGCCTCGCGTTCGGGGCGTTCGGCGTCCTCGCCGGCGCGCTGGCGCGCGAGACGCGCACCGCCCTCCTCGCCGCCCTCATGCTCGCCCTGCCGCTCCTCGCCCTCGGGCTGCTGCCCGACGCGGCGTTCGCGTCCGCCGTCTCCCAGGTCGTCCCGTTCGGCCCCGCCTTCGACCTGTTCCAGGCGCTGCTCGTGGAGCCCGTCCTCGACGGCGGCGAGATCGCGACGATGCTCGGCCACCTCGCGCTGCTCGCCGCCGTCTTCGGGGCCGCGGCGACCCTCGTCGTCCGCCGGAGGGCCATCTCCTAG
- a CDS encoding SDR family oxidoreductase: MTPVLVVFGARNVGRAVVADRLAAGWRAVAVARTDATLDALAEAHPGVVAVRGDAGDHDVVAEALARAETDLGGLDLVVNATTSVPRDHSFGGGPVAGAPPDRLASWTGGFLPAAWAILRGAGAAMERRGAGTIIQVAGGSARRAMPGRGPWAAAQSGARALTHALAQELRPAGVHVALLVADGIIQTDRAPMEGRPPEESLAPEDVARAVAYLAAQSPRGWTHELVITPAGDSWVP; the protein is encoded by the coding sequence GTGACACCTGTCCTCGTGGTCTTCGGCGCCCGCAACGTCGGGCGGGCGGTGGTGGCCGACCGGCTCGCCGCCGGCTGGCGGGCGGTGGCGGTGGCGCGGACCGACGCGACGCTCGACGCGCTGGCCGAGGCCCACCCGGGCGTCGTCGCGGTGCGGGGCGACGCCGGCGACCACGACGTCGTCGCCGAGGCCCTCGCGCGCGCCGAGACCGACCTCGGCGGCCTCGACCTCGTCGTCAACGCGACCACGTCGGTGCCGCGCGACCACAGCTTCGGCGGGGGACCCGTCGCGGGGGCGCCGCCGGACCGCCTGGCGTCGTGGACGGGGGGCTTCCTACCCGCGGCGTGGGCGATCCTGCGGGGGGCGGGGGCCGCGATGGAGCGCCGCGGCGCCGGCACGATCATCCAGGTCGCCGGCGGCTCGGCGCGCCGTGCGATGCCCGGCCGCGGGCCGTGGGCGGCGGCCCAGTCCGGCGCCCGCGCCCTCACCCACGCCCTCGCCCAGGAGCTGCGGCCCGCCGGCGTCCACGTCGCCCTGCTGGTGGCCGACGGCATCATCCAGACGGACCGCGCCCCCATGGAGGGCCGCCCGCCCGAGGAGTCGCTCGCGCCCGAGGACGTGGCGCGCGCCGTCGCCTACCTCGCGGCCCAGTCGCCGCGGGGGTGGACCCACGAGCTCGTGATCACCCCGGCCGGGGACTCCTGGGTCCCCTGA
- the hemB gene encoding porphobilinogen synthase, with the protein MEGTQTAAGAAFPRVRMRRLRASGTMRRMVRETRLSPDRLVLPLFAIEGRDARVPIDALPGQARMSPDLLAATARRVFAAGVPAVLLFGVTDRKDAAASAAYDASGVVQTAVAAIKDAVPEMVVVTDVCLCAYTDHGHCGVLVDGHVHNDMSLELLARTAASHAEAGADVVAPSDMMDGRVGAIREALDAEGHEGTSILAYSAKYASAFYGPFREAAGSAPGFGDRRGYQMDPANGREAVRETLLDVAEGADMVMVKPAAAYLDVIAGVRAATDLPLAAYHVSGEYSMIKAAAERGWLDERTAAMEVLTGIARAGADLLITYYAEDAARWIAEEDA; encoded by the coding sequence ATGGAGGGGACCCAGACCGCCGCAGGAGCCGCCTTCCCGCGGGTGCGCATGCGCCGCCTGCGGGCGTCCGGGACGATGCGGCGCATGGTGCGCGAGACGCGGCTGTCGCCCGACCGGCTGGTGCTGCCGCTCTTCGCGATCGAGGGCCGCGACGCCCGCGTGCCGATCGACGCGCTCCCCGGCCAGGCCCGCATGTCGCCCGACCTCCTCGCCGCGACGGCCCGGCGTGTGTTCGCCGCGGGCGTGCCCGCCGTGCTGCTGTTCGGCGTCACCGACCGCAAGGACGCCGCCGCGAGCGCCGCGTACGACGCGTCCGGGGTCGTCCAGACCGCCGTCGCCGCCATCAAGGACGCCGTCCCGGAGATGGTCGTCGTGACGGACGTCTGCCTCTGCGCCTACACCGACCACGGCCACTGCGGCGTGCTCGTCGACGGGCACGTCCACAACGACATGAGCCTCGAGCTGCTCGCCAGGACCGCCGCGAGCCACGCCGAGGCCGGCGCGGACGTCGTCGCCCCCAGCGACATGATGGACGGGCGCGTCGGCGCGATCCGCGAGGCGCTCGACGCCGAGGGCCACGAGGGCACCTCGATCCTCGCCTACTCCGCCAAGTACGCCTCGGCCTTCTACGGCCCGTTCCGCGAGGCGGCCGGGTCGGCCCCCGGGTTCGGCGACCGGCGCGGGTACCAGATGGACCCCGCCAACGGCCGCGAGGCCGTGCGGGAGACGCTGCTCGACGTGGCCGAGGGCGCCGACATGGTCATGGTCAAGCCCGCCGCCGCCTACCTCGACGTGATCGCCGGGGTGCGGGCCGCGACCGACCTGCCGCTGGCCGCCTACCACGTGAGCGGCGAGTACTCGATGATCAAGGCCGCCGCCGAGCGCGGCTGGCTCGACGAACGCACCGCCGCCATGGAGGTCCTCACCGGCATCGCCCGCGCGGGCGCCGACCTCCTCATCACCTACTACGCCGAGGACGCCGCCCGGTGGATCGCCGAGGAGGACGCATGA
- a CDS encoding YciI family protein, with translation MRYLLLIYGDETLWTDPTPEQMAAEMAAHQAFSDATTAEGILRGGEALQPTTTATTVRVRDGELMLTDGPFAETREQLGGFYLVECDTLDEAVAAARRIPEAAVGSVEVRPVMEFD, from the coding sequence ATGCGCTACCTGCTGTTGATCTACGGGGACGAGACGCTCTGGACCGACCCCACACCCGAGCAGATGGCGGCCGAGATGGCCGCCCACCAGGCGTTCAGCGACGCGACCACGGCGGAGGGCATCCTGCGCGGCGGGGAGGCCCTGCAGCCGACGACGACCGCCACGACGGTGCGCGTGCGCGACGGGGAGCTGATGCTCACCGACGGCCCGTTCGCCGAGACGCGCGAGCAGCTCGGCGGGTTCTACCTCGTGGAGTGCGACACCCTCGACGAGGCCGTCGCCGCCGCGCGGCGCATCCCCGAGGCGGCGGTCGGGTCGGTCGAGGTGCGGCCGGTGATGGAGTTCGACTGA
- a CDS encoding menaquinone biosynthesis decarboxylase has protein sequence MKDLRDWITTLEKAGELVRVTAPVDPHLEITEIADRVSKQGGPALLFTNVVGSELPVLINQFGTDRRMCMGLGTESLDALGERIEMLMDLQPPQGVVAKMKALGKLRELASFSSKLVREAPCQEIWLDDPDLDRVPVLTCWPDDGGPFVTLPLVFSRDPVTGARNCGMYRIQKVDRRTAMMHWQIHKDGAAHLRDSEGRVPVAVAIGTHPATTYSATAPLPPGIDEMIFAGFLRGRSVEMVKCRTVDLEVPAESEIVLEGYVDANDLRPEGPFGDHTGFYTPVDDYPTFHITGMSMRRDAVYSTTIVGPPPMEDFHLGKATERLFLPIIRMTLPDLVDMNLPLEGVFHNCAIVSVRKRYPGHAKKLMSAIWGLGLLSLSRCVVVVDHDVDVQDVSAVAFQAFSNVDAGRDMLVVEGPVDALDHAAPYFAYGSKVGFDATRKWPGEGVVRPWPDAIVMSDEVKSRVDRRWDEYGIVKGTSGPRRRR, from the coding sequence ATGAAGGACCTCCGCGACTGGATCACGACGCTCGAGAAGGCCGGGGAGCTGGTGCGGGTGACCGCGCCCGTCGACCCGCACCTCGAGATCACCGAGATCGCCGACCGCGTCTCCAAGCAGGGCGGCCCGGCGCTGCTGTTCACGAACGTCGTCGGCAGCGAGCTTCCGGTCCTCATCAACCAGTTCGGCACGGACCGCCGGATGTGCATGGGCCTCGGCACCGAGAGCCTCGACGCGCTCGGTGAGCGCATCGAGATGCTCATGGACCTGCAGCCGCCCCAGGGCGTCGTGGCGAAGATGAAGGCCCTCGGCAAGCTCCGCGAGCTCGCGTCCTTCTCGTCGAAGCTGGTGCGCGAGGCGCCGTGCCAGGAGATCTGGCTCGACGACCCCGACCTCGACCGCGTCCCGGTCCTCACCTGCTGGCCCGACGACGGCGGGCCCTTCGTGACCCTGCCGCTGGTGTTCAGCCGCGACCCCGTCACCGGCGCGCGCAACTGCGGCATGTACCGGATCCAGAAGGTCGACCGGCGCACCGCGATGATGCACTGGCAGATCCACAAGGACGGCGCGGCCCACCTCCGCGACTCGGAGGGGCGCGTCCCCGTCGCCGTGGCGATCGGGACCCACCCGGCCACCACCTACTCGGCGACCGCGCCGCTGCCCCCCGGCATCGACGAGATGATCTTCGCCGGGTTCCTGCGGGGCCGGAGCGTCGAGATGGTGAAGTGCCGCACCGTCGACCTCGAGGTGCCGGCCGAGTCGGAGATCGTGCTCGAGGGCTACGTCGACGCGAACGACCTGCGTCCCGAGGGCCCGTTCGGCGACCACACCGGCTTCTACACCCCGGTGGACGACTACCCGACGTTCCACATCACCGGCATGTCGATGCGGCGCGACGCCGTCTACTCGACCACGATCGTCGGGCCGCCGCCGATGGAGGACTTCCACCTCGGCAAGGCGACGGAGCGCCTGTTCCTGCCGATCATCCGGATGACGCTGCCCGACCTCGTGGACATGAACCTCCCGCTGGAGGGCGTCTTCCACAACTGCGCGATCGTCTCGGTGCGCAAGCGCTACCCCGGTCACGCCAAGAAGCTGATGAGCGCGATCTGGGGCCTCGGCCTGCTGTCGCTGAGCCGGTGCGTCGTCGTCGTCGACCACGACGTCGACGTGCAGGACGTCTCCGCGGTCGCCTTCCAGGCGTTCTCCAACGTCGACGCCGGCCGCGACATGCTGGTGGTGGAGGGCCCCGTCGACGCCCTCGACCACGCCGCCCCCTACTTCGCGTACGGCTCCAAGGTCGGCTTCGACGCGACGCGCAAGTGGCCCGGCGAGGGCGTCGTGCGGCCGTGGCCCGACGCGATCGTCATGAGCGACGAGGTGAAGTCCCGCGTGGATCGCCGCTGGGACGAGTACGGGATCGTGAAAGGGACGTCCGGCCCCCGCAGACGTCGTTGA
- a CDS encoding RNA polymerase sigma factor: MTGTAQATLARVAREGRGRAVAILSRRLGDIDRAEDALQDALAAAAERWPRDGVPANPEAWILATARNRAIDRIRRERTRTASERARARVTPDVEEALDDIDDHAPIPDERLGLIFACCHPALSPEARVPLTLRLVAGMEQPEVARALLLPEATVAQRLVRAKRKIRDAGIPIAEPSAERLPERLDAVLTVVYLIYTEGHTATGGDALRRDDVAGEALRLGGVLHALMPDEAEVAGLLALMTLHHARRAARTDDAGGLVLLADQDRSLWDRDAIAAGGDLVARALRMARPAGPYALQAAIAAVHAEAPSAAETDWAQIVLLYDALLRRRPSPVVALNRAVAVAEVAGPRAGLDAVEEIARGGALARYAPLHAARADLLRRLGDDAAARAAYAAAAALTTNPAERAFLAARA, translated from the coding sequence CTGACCGGGACCGCTCAAGCGACGCTCGCCCGCGTGGCCCGCGAGGGCCGCGGGCGGGCCGTCGCGATCCTGTCCCGCCGGCTCGGCGACATCGACCGGGCGGAGGACGCGCTGCAGGACGCCCTCGCGGCCGCCGCGGAGCGGTGGCCGCGGGACGGCGTCCCCGCGAACCCGGAGGCGTGGATCCTCGCCACGGCGCGCAACCGCGCCATCGACCGGATCCGCCGGGAGCGCACCCGCACGGCGTCCGAGCGGGCCCGCGCACGCGTCACGCCCGACGTGGAGGAGGCATTGGACGACATCGACGACCACGCCCCGATCCCCGACGAGCGGCTCGGCCTGATCTTCGCGTGCTGCCACCCCGCCCTCTCCCCCGAGGCGCGGGTGCCGCTCACCCTGCGCCTCGTGGCCGGCATGGAGCAGCCGGAGGTCGCCCGGGCGCTGCTGCTGCCCGAGGCGACCGTCGCCCAGCGGCTCGTCCGGGCCAAGCGCAAGATCCGCGACGCCGGCATCCCGATCGCCGAGCCGTCCGCGGAACGGCTGCCGGAGCGGCTCGACGCCGTCCTCACGGTCGTCTACCTGATCTACACGGAGGGCCACACGGCGACGGGGGGCGACGCCCTGCGCCGCGACGACGTCGCCGGGGAGGCCCTGCGGCTGGGCGGCGTGCTCCACGCCCTGATGCCCGACGAGGCCGAGGTCGCCGGCCTGCTCGCCCTCATGACCCTGCACCACGCGCGCCGGGCCGCCCGCACCGACGACGCGGGCGGGCTGGTGCTGCTGGCCGACCAGGACCGGAGCCTCTGGGACCGCGACGCCATCGCCGCCGGCGGCGACCTCGTGGCGCGCGCCCTGCGGATGGCCCGGCCGGCGGGGCCGTACGCGCTGCAGGCGGCCATCGCCGCGGTCCACGCCGAGGCGCCGTCGGCGGCGGAGACCGACTGGGCCCAGATCGTGCTGCTCTACGACGCCCTGCTGCGGCGCAGGCCGTCGCCGGTGGTGGCGCTGAACCGCGCCGTCGCCGTGGCCGAGGTCGCGGGACCGCGGGCGGGCCTCGACGCGGTCGAGGAGATCGCCCGCGGCGGCGCCCTCGCGCGGTACGCGCCGCTGCACGCCGCACGGGCCGACCTGCTGCGGCGCCTCGGCGACGACGCCGCTGCGCGCGCCGCCTACGCCGCCGCCGCCGCGCTCACCACCAACCCCGCCGAGCGGGCGTTCCTCGCCGCCCGGGCGTGA
- a CDS encoding DMT family transporter, which yields MSRLAYALLPLVGGAMIAAQAPVNAKLRLVLGSQFGSAVVSFAVGIVLLMTGLVVVGQVDALGAVGTGPWWAYLGGLFGAVFVIATLVAAPRIGVTTTFVAAVAGQILLSSLIDRFGWFGARTIDVSWERIAALGLLVVSLVLLLRSS from the coding sequence GTGTCACGTCTCGCCTACGCGCTGCTGCCCCTGGTGGGCGGCGCGATGATCGCCGCCCAGGCCCCCGTCAACGCCAAGCTGCGGCTGGTGCTCGGAAGCCAGTTCGGCAGTGCGGTGGTCTCGTTCGCCGTCGGCATCGTCCTGCTGATGACCGGGCTCGTGGTCGTGGGCCAGGTGGACGCCCTCGGCGCGGTCGGCACCGGGCCGTGGTGGGCCTACCTCGGCGGGCTCTTCGGCGCGGTGTTCGTCATCGCGACCCTCGTCGCCGCGCCCCGCATCGGCGTCACCACCACCTTCGTCGCCGCCGTCGCCGGGCAGATCCTGCTGTCGTCCCTGATCGACCGGTTCGGCTGGTTCGGCGCGCGCACCATCGACGTGTCGTGGGAGCGGATCGCGGCCCTCGGCCTGCTGGTCGTCAGCCTGGTGCTGCTGCTGCGCTCCAGTTGA
- a CDS encoding AsnC family transcriptional regulator: MTTTAGTRVHHKPDEADRELLNALQAGLAFVREPFAEIGGRIGMDEEEVLRRLRRLKDAEIVRQLSAIFDTRALGYESSLVAARYPEDKLFEAADIVGGHPGVSHNYRRTHAFNLWYTLACEPDSRLGLEDTMNRLHEASGAESTRLLPTLKLYKINVQLDMTGTRPTDAKEDAPRPAPVRGDGVLPTDADKRMIEILQRDLPVESRPFDTWAEEAGVAPQELLDACQVFVDRTYMRRFAAVLNHRKAGFGANGMAVWKVPEEQLEDIGPRMAAFKAVSHCYKRPTYPDWPYSIFTMVHARSKEACEEAIEAIAEDIGITAPDRRAVLYSTYEFKKIRLMYYTPDYREWEDRALAGDTLPRWKR, encoded by the coding sequence ATGACGACCACGGCCGGAACACGCGTGCACCACAAGCCCGACGAGGCCGACCGGGAGCTGCTCAACGCCCTGCAGGCGGGCCTCGCCTTCGTCCGCGAGCCCTTCGCGGAGATCGGCGGGCGGATCGGGATGGACGAGGAGGAGGTGCTGCGGCGCCTCCGGCGGCTCAAGGACGCCGAGATCGTCCGCCAGCTCTCCGCGATCTTCGACACCCGCGCCCTCGGGTACGAGAGCAGCCTCGTCGCCGCCCGCTACCCCGAGGACAAGCTGTTCGAGGCGGCGGACATCGTCGGCGGGCACCCGGGCGTCAGCCACAACTACCGGCGCACCCACGCGTTCAACCTCTGGTACACGCTGGCCTGCGAGCCCGACTCGCGCCTCGGCCTCGAGGACACGATGAACCGGCTGCACGAGGCGAGCGGCGCCGAGTCGACCCGCCTGCTGCCGACGCTGAAGCTCTACAAGATCAACGTCCAGCTCGACATGACCGGCACCCGCCCCACCGACGCCAAGGAGGACGCCCCGCGGCCGGCGCCGGTGCGCGGCGACGGCGTGCTCCCGACGGACGCCGACAAGCGGATGATCGAGATCCTGCAGCGCGACCTGCCCGTCGAGTCGCGCCCGTTCGACACGTGGGCCGAGGAGGCCGGCGTCGCCCCGCAGGAGCTGCTCGACGCCTGCCAGGTCTTCGTCGACCGGACCTACATGCGGCGCTTCGCCGCGGTGCTCAACCACCGCAAGGCCGGCTTCGGCGCGAACGGCATGGCCGTCTGGAAGGTCCCGGAGGAGCAGCTCGAGGACATCGGGCCGCGCATGGCCGCCTTCAAGGCCGTGTCCCACTGCTACAAGCGGCCGACCTACCCCGACTGGCCGTACAGCATCTTCACGATGGTCCACGCCCGCTCGAAGGAGGCCTGCGAGGAGGCCATCGAGGCGATCGCGGAGGACATCGGCATCACCGCGCCCGACCGCCGGGCGGTGCTCTACTCCACCTACGAGTTCAAGAAGATCCGGCTCATGTACTACACGCCGGACTACCGCGAGTGGGAGGACCGCGCCCTGGCCGGGGACACCCTGCCACGGTGGAAGCGCTGA
- a CDS encoding ABC transporter ATP-binding protein, whose protein sequence is MSGVAGDAPVLVARGLSRRFRGVTALTGVDLDLGGGESVALLGPNGAGKTTLLTILAGVTRRDAGSLEWADGVAPRVGWVPQRPSLYGRLSVRENLELFAGLEGAPDAAAVAGELIDRADLGAFAGRPAAQLSTGTMQRLNLAIALAGRPSVLLLDEPTATLSPDQRRRLWAWLDEMRADGLALLFSTQSVDEAMRHGDRLFVLVDGALVFTGTAGEMTAAHGGVTTGGAEEAELAFMRMVTGDDGTAA, encoded by the coding sequence GTGAGCGGCGTCGCCGGGGACGCCCCCGTGCTCGTCGCGCGCGGCCTGTCGCGGCGGTTCCGCGGGGTCACGGCCCTCACCGGCGTCGACCTCGACCTCGGCGGCGGCGAGTCCGTCGCCCTGCTCGGGCCGAACGGCGCGGGCAAGACGACGCTGCTGACGATCCTCGCGGGCGTCACGCGCCGCGACGCCGGCTCGCTCGAATGGGCCGACGGGGTGGCCCCGCGCGTCGGCTGGGTCCCCCAGCGCCCCTCCCTCTACGGCCGCCTCAGCGTCCGCGAGAACCTGGAGCTCTTCGCCGGCCTCGAGGGCGCGCCCGACGCCGCCGCGGTCGCCGGGGAGCTGATCGACCGCGCCGACCTCGGCGCGTTCGCCGGGCGGCCGGCGGCGCAGCTCTCGACGGGGACGATGCAGCGCCTCAACCTCGCGATCGCCCTCGCCGGGCGGCCGAGCGTCCTGCTGCTCGACGAGCCGACCGCGACGCTCAGCCCCGACCAGCGCCGCCGGCTCTGGGCGTGGCTCGACGAGATGCGGGCCGACGGCCTCGCCCTGCTGTTCTCCACGCAGTCCGTCGACGAGGCCATGCGCCACGGCGACCGGCTGTTCGTCCTCGTCGACGGCGCCCTGGTGTTCACCGGCACCGCCGGCGAGATGACCGCCGCCCACGGCGGCGTCACCACGGGCGGGGCCGAGGAGGCCGAGCTGGCGTTCATGCGGATGGTGACCGGCGACGACGGGACGGCCGCGTGA
- a CDS encoding glutamate-1-semialdehyde 2,1-aminomutase, translated as MEALTAGSRSAELFARAGKVLVGGVNSPVRAMRAIGRDPLFISRAEGPHVWDADGGRYVDFLSSWGPAILGHTPEAVVRAVERALPLGTSYGAPTEREVVFAETVCEAVPSVERLRMTSSGSEAVMGALRLARAATGRDVIVKVAGGYHGAIDGLLAEAGSGLTTLGVPSSPGVTAAATAATRIVPYNDAAAADAALAGAAAMIVEPVAGNMGVVPPADGYLAALRAACDRHGALLILDEVITGFRVARGGAQERYGVRADLTCFGKIIGGGLPVGAFGGRADVMRELAPEGPCYQAGTLSGNPLATAAGLAVLGELAREGVYERLEEGGRELEEAFAASGAPVTVNRVGSMLTPFFAPGPVTDYAGATTSDTAAYGRFARALLEDGVYPPPSQFEAWFVGLQHGAGPMRHAREALARAAAAA; from the coding sequence GTGGAAGCGCTGACCGCGGGGTCGCGCAGCGCGGAGCTCTTCGCCCGCGCCGGGAAGGTGCTGGTCGGGGGCGTCAACTCGCCGGTCCGCGCGATGCGCGCGATCGGGCGCGACCCCCTCTTCATCAGCCGCGCCGAGGGGCCCCACGTCTGGGACGCCGACGGCGGGCGCTACGTCGACTTCCTCTCGTCGTGGGGTCCCGCGATCCTCGGGCACACCCCCGAGGCCGTCGTCCGCGCCGTCGAGCGGGCCCTGCCGCTCGGCACCTCCTACGGGGCGCCGACCGAGCGCGAGGTGGTGTTCGCCGAGACGGTCTGCGAGGCCGTGCCGTCGGTGGAGCGCCTGCGCATGACCTCGTCCGGCAGCGAGGCCGTGATGGGGGCGTTGCGCCTGGCGCGCGCCGCCACGGGGCGCGACGTGATCGTGAAGGTCGCCGGCGGCTACCACGGCGCCATCGACGGGCTCCTCGCCGAGGCCGGGAGCGGCCTCACGACGCTCGGCGTCCCCTCCAGCCCCGGCGTCACCGCCGCGGCGACCGCCGCGACGCGGATCGTCCCGTACAACGACGCCGCCGCGGCCGACGCCGCCCTCGCGGGCGCCGCCGCCATGATCGTGGAGCCCGTCGCCGGCAACATGGGCGTCGTCCCGCCCGCCGACGGCTACCTGGCGGCGCTGCGGGCGGCGTGCGACCGCCACGGGGCGCTGCTGATCCTGGACGAGGTGATCACCGGGTTCCGGGTGGCGCGGGGCGGCGCGCAGGAGCGCTACGGCGTCCGCGCCGACCTGACCTGCTTCGGGAAGATCATCGGCGGCGGCCTGCCGGTCGGGGCGTTCGGCGGCCGGGCCGACGTCATGCGTGAGCTCGCCCCCGAGGGCCCCTGCTACCAGGCGGGGACCCTGTCGGGGAACCCGCTGGCGACCGCCGCCGGGCTCGCCGTGCTCGGGGAGCTCGCCCGCGAGGGCGTCTACGAGCGGCTCGAGGAGGGCGGCCGGGAGCTCGAGGAGGCGTTCGCGGCGAGCGGCGCGCCCGTCACGGTCAACCGTGTCGGCTCGATGCTCACCCCGTTCTTCGCCCCCGGCCCCGTCACCGACTACGCCGGCGCGACGACCTCCGACACCGCCGCCTACGGCCGTTTCGCCCGCGCCCTGCTGGAGGACGGCGTCTACCCCCCGCCCTCCCAGTTCGAGGCGTGGTTCGTCGGCCTCCAGCACGGCGCCGGGCCGATGCGCCACGCCCGGGAGGCCCTCGCGCGGGCCGCGGCCGCGGCGTGA
- the aat gene encoding leucyl/phenylalanyl-tRNA--protein transferase produces MHGPDADHPTLQPDGLLAGYLRGWFPMDDEGARGPVGFYEADPRAVMPVEGFRVPRSVARGLRRAGYAIRVDAAFDEVAAACAGGREGVWLTPRLVRAYGRLHRAGHAHSVEAWRDGRLCGGLFGVCLGGMFTSESMFHREPEAGNAALVGAADVLLRLGAVLWDIQMASEHTRRFGAREVSAREYARMLARALDRPPLNWSAAAAPG; encoded by the coding sequence ATGCACGGCCCGGACGCCGACCACCCCACCCTGCAGCCGGACGGCCTCCTGGCCGGCTACCTGCGCGGCTGGTTCCCCATGGACGACGAGGGCGCCCGCGGGCCCGTCGGGTTCTACGAGGCCGACCCCCGCGCCGTGATGCCGGTCGAGGGGTTCCGGGTCCCCCGGTCCGTGGCGCGCGGCCTGCGCCGCGCCGGCTACGCGATCCGGGTCGACGCGGCGTTCGACGAGGTGGCCGCGGCGTGCGCCGGGGGGCGCGAGGGCGTGTGGCTGACGCCGCGGCTGGTGCGCGCCTACGGCCGCCTGCACCGCGCCGGCCACGCGCACAGCGTCGAGGCCTGGCGCGACGGGCGCCTCTGCGGGGGGCTGTTCGGCGTCTGCCTCGGCGGGATGTTCACCTCGGAGAGCATGTTCCACCGGGAGCCCGAGGCCGGGAACGCGGCCCTCGTGGGCGCCGCCGACGTGCTGCTGCGCCTCGGCGCCGTCCTGTGGGACATCCAGATGGCCTCGGAGCACACCCGCCGCTTCGGGGCGCGGGAGGTGTCGGCCCGCGAGTACGCCCGGATGCTGGCGCGCGCCCTCGACCGGCCGCCGCTCAACTGGAGCGCAGCAGCAGCACCAGGCTGA